The following are from one region of the Eubacterium sp. MSJ-33 genome:
- the coaE gene encoding dephospho-CoA kinase (Dephospho-CoA kinase (CoaE) performs the final step in coenzyme A biosynthesis.), with amino-acid sequence MLILGITGGVGSGKSKILYDLSSIYGAYIVETDKLAHTLMEPGQTVYQSVVDAFGTEILQPEAPYAIDRKKFAQIVFSDREKLEQLNALTHPAVKVWIRNDIEEKKKQGMKIYVIEAALLIQDGYKEICDEIWYIYADEDTRIKRLMKQRGYTVERCRAMFRSQEPESYYKKYADFTINNQLDYENSSKQLKERLNILLGNDIILSIHGKTD; translated from the coding sequence ATGCTGATATTAGGAATTACCGGAGGTGTTGGTTCCGGAAAAAGTAAGATACTATATGACTTGTCAAGTATATATGGTGCATATATTGTAGAAACCGACAAGCTTGCGCATACACTGATGGAGCCGGGACAGACGGTATATCAGTCGGTTGTGGACGCGTTTGGCACGGAGATTTTGCAGCCGGAGGCACCGTATGCGATTGATCGGAAAAAGTTCGCACAGATTGTATTTTCGGATCGGGAAAAACTCGAACAATTGAATGCACTTACTCATCCTGCAGTCAAAGTGTGGATTCGGAATGATATCGAGGAAAAAAAGAAACAGGGTATGAAAATCTATGTGATTGAGGCGGCGCTTTTGATTCAGGATGGATATAAGGAAATCTGTGATGAGATTTGGTATATTTATGCTGATGAAGATACACGGATTAAACGTTTGATGAAACAGCGTGGTTATACTGTGGAACGCTGTCGTGCCATGTTTCGCAGTCAGGAGCCGGAATCATATTATAAAAAATATGCAGATTTCACTATAAATAATCAATTAGACTATGAAAATTCATCAAAACAACTAAAAGAGCGGTTGAATATATTATTGGGAAATGATATAATTTTATCTATTCATGGGAAAACAGACTAA
- the polA gene encoding DNA polymerase I, with protein sequence MNKLLLVDGNSIMNRAFYGIPDMTTNDGRHTNAVYGFLNIILKVIEEEQATHICVAFDLKKKTFRHEMYEAYKGTRKGMPEELHEQMPRIKEILRAMHIRIVEQEGFEADDLIGTLSKKGAREGFAVTILSGDRDLLQLATDTVLVRIPKTKHGKTEIEDYYAKNVEETYGVTPLIFIDMKGLMGDTSDNIPGVPGIGEKTAAKLLKEYGDLDGVYAAVESMKASKMKENLIANKDLAYLSKTLATIKLDCPIPFEFTEARYNDPFNADAYTLFEDLELKSFYKRFLVEKKETLTFETVLIDEIDGYNALLAKLQRAKEVSFAWIAQDGESLGIAVCMDLEHVYLIRFMMFITEVMVADNLLALSREYGVRLTCMHVKKLLPFLDFREEDAVFDVGLAAYLLQPNQSEYEYDTLAKVYLDLALPSEKDVIGKERLGYFSFEDERLQKWMAYQAIVPYKVKALLREKLKATGMEILYDEMELPCLYTLYEMEKNGIRVDGEALYQYGEKLRSRIAELTAEIHAIAGEEFNINSTKKLGEILFEKLGLKNGKKTKTGYSTSAEVLEKLANAHPIIPKILEYRQLTKLNSTYAEGLSGYIQADGRIHGKFHQTVTVTGRISSTDPNLQNIPTRMPLGREIRKVFIPAEGAVFVDADYSQIELRVLAHMSGDEALIAAYRADEDIHAITASQVFDVPLNQVDSSLRRKAKAVNFGIVYGISSFGLGQDLDISRKEAESYIEKYFATYGKVKEFLDRTVEDAKKNGYTVTMFGRRRPIPELASSNFMTRSFGERAAMNAPVQGTAADIIKIAMVRVNRRLKEEHLQSKLVLQIHDELIIETKKEELETVQNLLVEEMMHAADLSVPLLVDANVGDSWYDAK encoded by the coding sequence ATGAATAAATTGTTATTGGTTGACGGAAACAGCATCATGAATCGTGCATTTTATGGAATTCCAGATATGACAACAAATGATGGAAGACATACAAATGCAGTTTATGGTTTTTTAAATATAATTTTAAAGGTGATTGAGGAAGAACAGGCAACACATATATGTGTTGCCTTTGATTTAAAGAAGAAAACATTTCGACATGAAATGTATGAAGCATATAAAGGAACAAGAAAGGGCATGCCCGAAGAATTGCATGAACAGATGCCGCGGATCAAAGAAATTTTACGGGCGATGCATATTCGCATCGTAGAACAGGAAGGCTTTGAAGCTGATGATCTGATTGGAACGTTGTCAAAAAAGGGGGCGCGGGAAGGATTTGCTGTTACGATTTTGTCAGGAGACCGGGATTTGCTGCAACTTGCAACAGACACTGTGCTGGTTCGTATCCCGAAGACAAAGCATGGAAAAACGGAAATAGAAGATTATTATGCTAAAAATGTGGAGGAAACCTACGGTGTAACACCGCTTATCTTTATTGATATGAAGGGGTTGATGGGGGATACATCGGATAATATTCCGGGGGTTCCGGGAATTGGCGAAAAAACAGCCGCTAAGCTTTTAAAGGAGTATGGAGATCTGGATGGTGTTTATGCTGCGGTGGAAAGCATGAAGGCAAGTAAGATGAAGGAAAATCTGATCGCCAATAAAGATCTGGCATATCTTTCCAAAACACTGGCAACAATCAAACTGGACTGTCCAATTCCATTTGAATTTACGGAGGCACGTTATAATGATCCTTTTAATGCAGATGCGTACACTTTATTCGAGGATTTGGAATTGAAGAGCTTTTATAAGCGATTTTTAGTTGAGAAGAAAGAAACACTGACCTTTGAAACGGTGTTGATTGATGAAATCGACGGCTACAATGCGTTGCTTGCGAAGCTGCAAAGGGCAAAGGAGGTTTCCTTTGCGTGGATTGCACAAGATGGTGAATCACTTGGTATTGCTGTCTGCATGGATTTGGAACATGTATATCTGATTCGGTTTATGATGTTCATCACAGAAGTGATGGTTGCGGATAATCTTCTTGCATTAAGCCGGGAGTATGGGGTGCGGTTAACCTGCATGCATGTGAAAAAACTGCTTCCGTTTCTGGATTTTCGCGAGGAGGATGCTGTATTTGATGTAGGACTGGCAGCATATCTCTTACAGCCGAACCAGTCAGAATATGAATATGACACACTTGCAAAGGTGTATCTGGATCTGGCGTTGCCATCCGAGAAGGATGTGATTGGTAAAGAGAGGCTTGGTTATTTTTCCTTTGAAGATGAAAGATTGCAAAAGTGGATGGCGTATCAGGCAATTGTGCCATATAAGGTAAAGGCACTTTTGCGTGAAAAATTAAAAGCAACGGGAATGGAAATACTATATGACGAGATGGAACTTCCGTGCCTGTATACATTATATGAGATGGAGAAAAATGGTATCCGTGTCGATGGCGAGGCATTGTATCAGTATGGGGAAAAGCTTCGTTCCCGAATTGCGGAACTTACTGCAGAGATTCATGCGATAGCGGGTGAAGAATTCAACATCAATTCAACAAAGAAGCTTGGTGAGATTTTATTTGAGAAGCTGGGACTGAAGAATGGAAAGAAGACAAAGACCGGATATTCAACAAGTGCAGAAGTGTTAGAGAAGCTTGCAAATGCACATCCGATCATTCCGAAGATTTTAGAATACCGACAGCTTACGAAGTTAAATTCAACTTATGCGGAAGGACTGTCAGGTTATATTCAGGCAGATGGAAGAATTCATGGTAAATTCCATCAGACCGTGACTGTAACGGGACGTATCAGTTCGACAGATCCGAATCTTCAGAATATTCCGACACGTATGCCACTTGGCAGGGAGATACGTAAGGTATTTATCCCGGCAGAGGGGGCGGTGTTTGTCGATGCTGATTATTCGCAGATCGAACTTCGGGTACTTGCCCATATGTCTGGGGATGAAGCATTGATTGCTGCATATCGGGCAGATGAGGATATTCATGCGATTACAGCATCACAGGTGTTCGATGTTCCTCTTAATCAGGTGGACAGCAGTCTGCGCCGGAAGGCAAAGGCGGTGAACTTTGGGATTGTATATGGTATCAGCTCTTTTGGGCTGGGGCAGGATCTTGATATCTCACGTAAAGAAGCAGAAAGTTATATCGAGAAGTATTTTGCAACATATGGAAAGGTTAAGGAATTTCTGGATCGTACTGTAGAAGATGCGAAGAAAAACGGCTACACCGTCACGATGTTTGGAAGGAGACGGCCAATTCCCGAACTTGCTTCTTCAAACTTTATGACACGGAGCTTTGGTGAACGTGCGGCTATGAATGCTCCGGTACAGGGAACTGCGGCAGATATCATTAAGATTGCGATGGTACGTGTCAATCGCCGTCTCAAAGAAGAACATTTGCAGTCAAAACTTGTGCTTCAAATCCATGATGAGCTGATTATTGAGACAAAAAAGGAAGAATTGGAGACCGTACAGAATCTTCTTGTAGAAGAAATGATGCATGCGGCAGATCTTTCTGTACCACTTCTTGTGGATGCAAATGTCGGTGATAGCTGGTATGATGCGAAGTGA
- a CDS encoding zf-HC2 domain-containing protein has protein sequence MAFIEKKLPDDVIPGFVKHMRYCKNCREELEIYYTLIIGTHQVDNNQELSQNFAKDLENELNRLEHRVKQAKRFKLSTFGIVFGAAVVSLLFVYNQCLDKVYNIEQRMKLEAQGETYFYDTFGPEMSVCMNDIVQEAQMTNKPKESTFYEKLREYQLTHPESEETESNE, from the coding sequence ATGGCTTTTATAGAAAAGAAACTTCCTGACGATGTAATACCGGGGTTTGTAAAACATATGCGGTATTGTAAAAACTGCAGGGAGGAACTGGAAATCTATTATACATTGATCATCGGTACGCATCAGGTCGATAACAACCAGGAGCTGTCACAGAATTTTGCTAAGGATCTGGAGAATGAGCTGAATCGGCTGGAACATCGTGTAAAACAGGCAAAGCGTTTTAAGCTTTCTACATTTGGAATCGTATTTGGTGCGGCTGTTGTATCGTTGCTTTTTGTGTATAATCAGTGTCTGGATAAGGTATATAATATTGAGCAGCGGATGAAACTGGAAGCACAGGGGGAAACTTATTTTTATGATACATTTGGACCGGAGATGTCTGTCTGCATGAATGATATTGTTCAGGAGGCGCAGATGACAAACAAACCGAAAGAGTCTACATTTTATGAAAAATTAAGAGAATATCAATTAACCCACCCGGAAAGTGAGGAAACTGAGAGTAATGAATAA
- the ilvC gene encoding ketol-acid reductoisomerase, which produces MSAKIFYQEDCNLSLLDGKTIAIIGYGSQGHAHALNLKDSGCHVIIGLYEGSKSWAKAEAQGFEVYTSAEAAKRADIIMILINDELQAGLYKNDIEPNLEPGNMLMFAHGFNIHFNQIIPPKDVDVTMIAPKAPGHTVRSEYQAGKGTPCLIAVYQDATGKAQDLALAYGLGIGGARAGILETTFRTETETDLFGEQAVLCGGVCALMQAGFETLCEAGYDPRNAYFECIHEMKLIVDLIYQSGFAGMRYSISNTAEYGDYITGPKLVTEETKKTMKKILKDIQDGTFAKDFLLDMSSAGGQAHFKALRKLASEHPSEKVGEEIRKLYSWNGEGKLIDN; this is translated from the coding sequence ATGTCAGCAAAGATTTTTTATCAGGAAGATTGTAATCTGTCACTCTTAGATGGCAAGACAATTGCAATCATCGGCTATGGTAGCCAGGGACATGCACATGCTTTGAACTTAAAGGACAGCGGATGCCACGTCATCATCGGTCTTTATGAGGGAAGTAAGTCATGGGCTAAGGCTGAAGCACAGGGATTTGAAGTATATACATCTGCAGAAGCAGCTAAGCGTGCAGATATCATTATGATTTTAATCAATGATGAGTTGCAGGCAGGTCTTTACAAGAACGATATTGAGCCAAACCTTGAGCCAGGCAACATGCTTATGTTTGCACATGGTTTCAATATTCATTTCAACCAGATCATCCCACCTAAGGATGTGGATGTAACAATGATCGCACCGAAGGCACCGGGTCATACAGTACGTAGTGAGTATCAGGCTGGCAAGGGTACACCTTGTCTGATCGCTGTATATCAGGATGCAACAGGTAAGGCTCAGGATCTTGCGCTTGCTTATGGCCTTGGTATCGGTGGAGCAAGAGCCGGTATTCTTGAGACAACATTCAGAACAGAGACAGAGACAGACCTCTTTGGTGAGCAGGCAGTTCTTTGCGGTGGTGTATGTGCACTTATGCAGGCTGGTTTTGAGACTCTTTGTGAAGCTGGCTATGACCCAAGAAATGCTTACTTTGAGTGTATCCATGAGATGAAGCTGATCGTAGATCTGATCTACCAGTCAGGTTTCGCAGGCATGAGATATTCTATCTCTAATACAGCTGAGTATGGTGATTACATCACAGGTCCTAAGCTTGTAACAGAAGAGACAAAGAAGACAATGAAGAAGATCCTGAAAGATATCCAGGATGGTACATTCGCAAAAGACTTCCTGCTTGATATGTCTTCTGCAGGTGGACAGGCTCATTTCAAAGCACTTAGAAAGCTTGCTTCTGAGCATCCATCAGAGAAGGTTGGAGAAGAAATCCGTAAGTTATATAGCTGGAATGGTGAAGGAAAGCTTATCGATAACTAA
- the ilvN gene encoding acetolactate synthase small subunit, whose protein sequence is MKKMVLSLLVDNTSGVLSRVSGMFSRRGYNIDSLSVGVTENPRYSRMTVAVSGDDRILSQIKKQLLKLEDVCEITELKDGESVCRELVLVKIKASLEERQQIISLTDVFRAKVVDVSTDSVMIEITGNVNKIEAFISLLDGFEISEMVRTGLTGLTRGAVSGN, encoded by the coding sequence ATGAAAAAAATGGTCTTATCCCTTTTGGTAGATAATACATCCGGTGTACTGAGCCGTGTGTCCGGAATGTTTAGCCGTAGAGGATATAATATTGACAGCTTGTCAGTTGGCGTGACAGAAAATCCAAGATATTCCCGTATGACGGTAGCTGTGAGCGGTGACGATCGTATTTTGAGCCAGATCAAAAAACAGCTTTTGAAGTTGGAGGATGTTTGTGAGATTACAGAATTAAAGGATGGAGAGTCTGTATGCCGCGAGCTTGTGCTTGTCAAAATCAAAGCAAGCTTAGAAGAGAGACAGCAGATTATTTCCCTTACAGATGTATTCCGTGCAAAGGTCGTTGATGTATCAACAGATTCCGTTATGATTGAGATTACAGGAAATGTTAACAAGATTGAGGCATTTATCTCGCTTCTTGATGGATTTGAGATTTCTGAGATGGTGCGCACAGGCTTGACAGGTCTTACCAGAGGCGCTGTAAGCGGTAACTAA
- a CDS encoding homocysteine S-methyltransferase family protein has translation MDRKIFRRLFEERIVMLDGATGSNLMQAGMPVGVCPEKWILEHPQHLIKLQRAYIQAGTNILLAPTFTANRIKLAEYHLEDSIHEMNMQLVNLTRTAIEQENHRGFIAGDMTMTGRQLQPVGDLAFEELVDVYKEQAEILVEAGVDLFFVETMMSLAEARACVIAIKEVCDLPIMVSMTFNSDGKTLFGSTPEASVIVLQSLGVDAVGINCSTGPKEMETLIKRMVRYATIPVFAKPNNGMPELIDGETKYTMTPETFAEYGRALVEAGARAVGGCCGSTPKHIEMLKKVVRSVEPETTKPVCTRVLASESAVQEIHLDGNFLVVGERINPTGKKKLQEMLRAGNMDLVVQMAEEQTERGAKILDINMGMNGIDELEMMKRAIYEVISVTNLPLCIDSSHVEIIEAALRIYPGRALINSISLEEKKCRPLMKIAKKYGAMAILLPLSDKGLPESLDEKKEIIRRLLEIADEEGLSRDSLIIDGLVATVGANRMAALETLDTIAYCKNELQIPTICGLSNISFGLPERINVNTAFLTMAIANGLTMAICNPGQAMLVNASLAADLLLAKKDSDNIYVENVVALSQTEQTAAKNVAGESEEGSRVYHDVVKGNKGSIVENVKHELETGKDPQAIIDEDLIPAVNKVGELFEQKKYFLPQLIAGATAMDLAIEYITPLLHIEENAKPKGTVIMATVEGDIHDIGKNLVVLMLKNYGYKVVDLGKDVPLDKIIAVAQAEQADIIGLSALMTTTMMRMKDAVDYVRANNLPYKVIIGGAVVSQNFADEIGADGYSKDANEAVKLVDKLLTDK, from the coding sequence ATGGATAGAAAAATTTTTCGCAGATTATTTGAAGAGAGAATTGTTATGTTAGATGGTGCAACCGGCAGCAATCTGATGCAGGCGGGTATGCCGGTTGGTGTATGCCCGGAGAAATGGATTTTAGAGCACCCACAGCACCTAATCAAGCTGCAGCGCGCATATATTCAGGCAGGTACAAATATTCTGCTTGCACCGACATTTACCGCGAACCGGATTAAGCTTGCGGAGTATCATCTCGAAGACAGCATTCATGAGATGAATATGCAGCTTGTCAATCTGACACGGACGGCAATTGAACAGGAGAATCACCGGGGATTTATTGCCGGAGATATGACGATGACCGGCAGACAGCTTCAGCCGGTTGGAGATCTGGCGTTTGAGGAATTAGTGGATGTATATAAAGAACAGGCAGAAATTCTTGTGGAAGCGGGTGTGGATTTGTTCTTTGTAGAGACGATGATGAGCCTTGCAGAAGCACGTGCGTGTGTGATTGCAATCAAGGAGGTCTGTGATCTGCCGATCATGGTCAGCATGACCTTTAACAGCGATGGAAAGACGTTGTTTGGTTCCACGCCGGAGGCATCTGTAATCGTATTACAGTCACTTGGTGTGGATGCAGTTGGCATCAACTGTTCTACTGGACCGAAGGAAATGGAAACACTGATTAAGCGTATGGTGCGCTATGCGACGATTCCGGTATTTGCAAAACCGAACAACGGTATGCCGGAACTGATCGATGGTGAGACGAAATATACAATGACACCGGAGACCTTTGCAGAGTATGGCCGAGCCTTGGTTGAAGCCGGAGCAAGGGCTGTTGGCGGATGTTGTGGTTCTACTCCGAAGCATATTGAGATGTTAAAGAAGGTTGTTCGTTCCGTGGAGCCGGAGACAACAAAACCGGTCTGCACCCGTGTCTTAGCGAGTGAGAGTGCGGTGCAGGAGATTCATCTTGATGGGAATTTTCTTGTGGTTGGTGAGCGTATCAACCCGACCGGAAAGAAAAAATTACAGGAGATGCTTCGTGCAGGCAATATGGATCTGGTTGTGCAGATGGCGGAGGAACAGACTGAGCGTGGCGCGAAGATTCTGGATATCAATATGGGTATGAATGGCATTGATGAGCTGGAAATGATGAAACGTGCTATTTATGAAGTGATTTCTGTGACGAATCTACCGTTATGTATTGATTCGAGTCATGTAGAAATTATAGAAGCTGCACTTCGTATCTATCCGGGGCGTGCACTTATCAATTCAATCTCGTTAGAAGAAAAAAAATGCCGTCCGCTTATGAAAATCGCAAAGAAATATGGTGCGATGGCTATTTTGCTTCCACTTTCGGACAAGGGACTGCCGGAGAGTCTCGATGAGAAAAAAGAGATTATCCGTCGTCTGTTAGAGATCGCAGACGAGGAAGGGTTGTCACGTGACTCTCTGATTATTGATGGTCTGGTTGCAACCGTTGGTGCAAACCGGATGGCGGCACTTGAAACACTCGATACGATTGCCTATTGCAAGAATGAGCTGCAGATCCCAACGATCTGTGGTTTGTCGAATATTTCGTTCGGCCTGCCGGAGCGGATCAATGTGAATACAGCATTTCTTACGATGGCAATTGCAAACGGCCTGACGATGGCAATCTGTAATCCGGGACAGGCAATGCTTGTGAATGCAAGCCTTGCTGCGGATCTACTGCTTGCCAAAAAAGATTCTGATAATATCTATGTGGAAAACGTTGTGGCGTTATCCCAGACCGAACAGACAGCAGCCAAGAATGTGGCGGGCGAATCCGAAGAAGGAAGCCGAGTCTATCATGATGTAGTAAAGGGTAATAAAGGCAGTATCGTGGAGAATGTGAAACACGAATTAGAGACCGGAAAAGATCCGCAGGCAATCATTGACGAGGATTTGATCCCGGCAGTCAACAAGGTCGGCGAACTGTTCGAACAGAAAAAATATTTCCTGCCACAGTTGATTGCGGGCGCGACAGCCATGGATCTTGCGATTGAATATATTACGCCATTGCTTCATATCGAAGAGAATGCCAAGCCGAAGGGCACTGTCATCATGGCAACCGTTGAAGGAGATATTCATGATATCGGTAAAAATCTTGTCGTATTAATGTTGAAAAATTATGGTTATAAGGTTGTGGATTTGGGAAAAGATGTGCCACTTGACAAAATCATTGCGGTAGCACAGGCAGAACAGGCAGATATCATTGGTTTATCCGCGCTTATGACAACAACGATGATGCGTATGAAGGATGCGGTTGATTATGTACGTGCAAATAATCTTCCATATAAGGTCATCATCGGAGGAGCGGTTGTATCGCAGAATTTTGCAGATGAGATTGGTGCAGATGGGTATTCCAAGGATGCAAATGAAGCTGTAAAGCTTGTTGACAAACTATTGACAGACAAGTAA
- a CDS encoding purine-nucleoside phosphorylase, giving the protein MKKKITYKELQEACIYVQTRLPYQPKVALALGSGLGEFADQLTIDAKIPYADIPHFPVSTVAGHDGCFMLGRVEGCPVLIMKGRVHYYEGYSMQEVVMPVRVMQMLGAKILILTNAAGGINASYKPGILVRITDQITSFVPSPLIGANLDSIGTRFPDMSHVYDTELGEQMEAVAKKQRIALEEGVYLQTTGPNYETPAEIRMFRTLGADLVGMSTACEAMAARHAGMRVVGVSCVTNMAAGMSKVELNHKEVQETADRVAQDFQTLIYKFIAEIG; this is encoded by the coding sequence ATGAAAAAGAAAATTACTTATAAGGAGTTACAGGAGGCTTGTATATATGTGCAGACACGGCTGCCGTATCAACCGAAAGTTGCTTTGGCCTTAGGATCCGGTCTGGGTGAATTTGCGGATCAATTGACGATTGATGCGAAAATTCCGTACGCGGATATACCACATTTTCCGGTTTCCACTGTGGCTGGGCATGATGGATGTTTCATGCTTGGCAGGGTGGAAGGCTGCCCGGTGCTGATTATGAAAGGACGTGTGCATTATTACGAAGGGTATTCCATGCAGGAGGTTGTGATGCCGGTGCGGGTAATGCAGATGCTTGGAGCAAAAATCCTGATTTTAACGAATGCGGCAGGCGGGATAAATGCGTCATATAAACCGGGAATTCTGGTTCGTATTACAGATCAGATCACATCATTTGTGCCATCTCCATTGATTGGTGCAAACCTGGATTCAATTGGTACAAGGTTTCCGGATATGAGCCATGTATATGACACAGAGCTTGGAGAACAGATGGAAGCGGTTGCAAAAAAACAGAGGATTGCTCTTGAAGAGGGCGTGTATTTACAGACGACCGGACCGAATTATGAGACACCTGCGGAGATTCGTATGTTCCGGACACTTGGCGCGGATCTGGTTGGAATGAGTACTGCCTGTGAGGCGATGGCAGCCAGACATGCCGGAATGCGGGTTGTCGGTGTATCGTGTGTGACAAATATGGCTGCCGGTATGAGCAAAGTGGAACTAAACCATAAAGAAGTGCAGGAAACAGCGGACAGAGTAGCACAGGATTTTCAAACATTAATATATAAATTTATAGCAGAAATAGGGTAA
- a CDS encoding L,D-transpeptidase family protein yields the protein MSRGRDEKNKKQESEIETKKDTDKTEAITAAEENTESETHTGTEEKTDSAEMKPENEKEDGAEKKEESVSLYETDPFIDPSIYRQKRRKKLTKKITVITVLSLFVVYFGGVIFHMNHFGTMTYINGIDVSGRSVKKTRELLLADAEKYNLDIKFKNAEFHFAVGDGDSTVELTDTVQSLLKKNTPFMWFADCFRKYDYKIGYTVVCDEQKLKDCLTECPALDETSMVESRNAKVVLQDGEAKIIPDETGTRIDTEKLYDKLTNALKNYEETFDVAQEDCYVPAHVLTDSESILRAKENADAFISIDAVYHIDDYTYEIPKEELTKMAYVSDDGSIRISKSNVEAYVEKLKEQFSTVDTDREFVTHDKKTILVHGRNYGWRVDVEAETEELYAALSEKKSFEKDLNCSRHGYAYTKQNDIGSTYVEIDLTNQHVYFYQDGTLKWDSDCVTGQTPGHKTPGGLYSITYKERNATLVGADYETPVAYWMPFNGGIGLHDANWRGSFGGEIYTYNGSHGCVNLPPSKAGELYDYLEAGLPVVCYWRDEVTFVNR from the coding sequence ATGAGCAGGGGAAGAGACGAAAAAAATAAAAAACAGGAATCGGAAATTGAAACAAAAAAAGATACGGATAAAACAGAGGCTATAACAGCAGCTGAAGAGAATACGGAATCTGAGACACATACAGGGACAGAGGAAAAAACAGATTCTGCAGAGATGAAACCGGAAAACGAAAAAGAAGATGGGGCAGAAAAAAAGGAAGAATCTGTCAGCCTGTATGAGACGGACCCATTTATAGATCCTTCAATCTATCGACAGAAACGGAGAAAAAAGCTGACGAAGAAAATTACAGTCATTACCGTTCTTTCGTTATTTGTTGTTTACTTCGGTGGCGTGATTTTCCATATGAATCATTTTGGAACAATGACATACATCAATGGAATTGATGTATCCGGAAGATCTGTAAAAAAGACACGGGAATTGTTACTGGCAGATGCAGAAAAATATAATCTTGATATCAAATTCAAAAATGCAGAATTTCATTTTGCGGTTGGAGATGGAGATTCAACGGTCGAATTGACGGATACTGTGCAGTCGTTGTTAAAAAAAAATACACCGTTTATGTGGTTTGCAGACTGCTTCCGCAAATATGACTATAAAATTGGTTATACAGTTGTCTGTGATGAACAGAAACTGAAAGATTGTCTGACAGAATGCCCGGCACTGGATGAGACGTCTATGGTGGAATCAAGAAATGCAAAAGTTGTATTACAGGATGGAGAGGCAAAGATTATTCCGGACGAGACCGGAACCAGAATCGATACAGAGAAATTGTATGACAAATTGACAAATGCATTAAAAAATTATGAAGAAACTTTTGATGTGGCACAGGAGGATTGTTATGTCCCGGCACATGTACTTACAGATTCGGAAAGCATTCTGCGCGCAAAGGAAAATGCGGATGCGTTTATAAGTATAGATGCAGTGTATCATATTGATGATTATACATATGAAATCCCGAAGGAAGAGCTTACGAAGATGGCATATGTGAGTGATGATGGATCAATCCGGATCAGTAAGAGTAATGTCGAGGCATATGTAGAAAAATTAAAAGAACAGTTCTCCACAGTGGACACGGATCGTGAGTTTGTGACACATGATAAAAAGACAATACTGGTACATGGCAGAAATTATGGCTGGAGAGTTGATGTAGAGGCGGAGACAGAGGAACTGTATGCTGCTCTGAGTGAAAAAAAGAGTTTTGAAAAAGACTTAAACTGCAGCAGACACGGATATGCTTATACGAAACAGAATGATATTGGTTCTACTTATGTAGAAATCGACCTTACAAACCAGCATGTATATTTTTATCAGGATGGAACATTGAAGTGGGATAGTGACTGTGTTACAGGTCAGACACCGGGACATAAGACACCTGGTGGTTTATACAGCATAACCTATAAAGAAAGAAATGCTACTTTAGTCGGAGCTGATTATGAGACACCGGTCGCATACTGGATGCCATTCAACGGTGGAATCGGATTGCATGATGCAAACTGGAGAGGCAGCTTTGGCGGAGAAATCTATACATATAATGGATCACATGGCTGTGTGAATCTGCCGCCATCGAAGGCTGGTGAATTGTATGATTACTTGGAGGCCGGATTACCGGTAGTCTGTTATTGGAGGGATGAAGTGACTTTTGTAAATAGATGA